The nucleotide sequence CATCCATAGTATAAAGACCCCAGGTGACAGTCCTGACCCCCCACGTCACCTCTCGCTGTCTCAACCACACAGGTGACGGTCCTGACCCCCCACGTCACCTCTCACTGTCTCAACCACACAGGTGACGGTCCTGACCCCCCACATCACCTCTCGCTGTCTCAACCACACAGGTGACAGTCCTGAACCCCCACGTCACCTCTCACTGTCTCAACCACACAGGTGACAGTCCTGAACCCCCACGTCACCTCTCACTGTCTCAACCACACAGGTGACAGTCCTGAACCCCCACGTCACCTCTCACTGTCTCAACCACACAGGTGACAGTCCTTACCCCCCACGTCACCTCTCACTGTCTCAACCACACAGGTGACAGTCCTTACCCCCATGTCACCTGGGTATCCTCCTCCCTGTGGGTATCCTCCTCCCTGTGGGTATCCTCCTCCCTGTGGGTATCCTCCTCCCTGTGGGTATCCTCCGCCCTGATAAGCAttgacagacatacagtataaatatatgtGATGGTATTTGATGACACAGACAGTGTGATACCAACTTACCCCCATTTGACCACCTGGGTATCCGCCAGCAGGATATCCTCCCTGTTAATGGTGGGAAACATATCAAATGTTATCCGGAGTTTATGACACTCTGAGACACAACATTCATGAAGATATATCGCTGTGTACAGTCACCCCACAACATTCATGAAGATATATTGCTGTGTACAGTCACCCCACAACATTCATGAAGATATATTGCTGTGTACAGTCACCCCACAACATTCATGAAGATATATTGCTGTGTACAGTCACCCCACAACATTCATGAAGATATATTGCTGTGTACAGTCACCCCACAACATTCATGAATATATATTGCTGTGTACAGTCACCCCACAACATTCATGAAGATATATTACTGTGTACAGTCACTCCACAACATTCATGAGAATATATCGATATTTTCAGTCACCCCACAACATTCATGAGAATATATTGATATTTACAGTCACCCCACAACATTCATGAGAATATATTGATATTTACAGTCACCCCACAACATTCATGAGAATATATTGATATTTACAGTCACCCCACAACATTCATGAGAATATATTGATATTTACAGTCACCCCACAACATTCATGAGAATATATCGATATTTACAGTCACCCCACAACATTCATGAGAATATATTGATATTTACAGTCACCCCACAACATTCATGAGAATATATTGATATTTACAGTCACCCCACAACATTCATGAGAATATATTGATATTTACAGTCACCCCACAACATTCATGAGAATATATTGATATTTACAGTCACCCCACAACATTCATGAGAATATATTGATATTTACAGTCACCCCACAACATTCATGAGAATATATCGATATTTACAGTCACCCCACAACATTCATGCGGATATATCGATATTTACAGTCACCCCACAACATTCATGAGAATATATTGATATTTACAGTCACCCCACAACATTCATGAGAATATATTGATATTTACAGTCACCCCACAACATTCATGAGAATATATTGATATTTACAGTCACCCCACAACATTCATGAGAATATATCGATATTTACAGTCACCCCACAACATTCATGCGGATATATCGATATTTACAGTCACCCCACAACATTCATGAGAATATATTGATATTTACAGTCACCCCACAACATTCATGAGAATATATTGATATTTACAGTCACCCCACAACATTCATGAGAATATATTGATATTTACAGTCACCCCACAACATTCATGAGAATATATCGATATTTACAGTCACCCCACAACATTCATGCGGATATATCGATATTTACAGTCACCCCACAGTATTCAGTGCTCAGCCCTTCAGTGGTCTTGTATGGCTTAGTAGGTAGATCATGAcacaacgccaggatagtgggttcaataCATATACAATATCAATATCGATACATACCACCATGTTgcctcctcccattcctcctgtAGGATAtccacctcccattcctcctcctccctgaaaAATACACAGCTTATTCCAGCTACCTTTGTtctgccatgtgtgtgtgtttgtgtgtgtgtttgtgttgtgtatgtgtgtgtatgcgttgtGTAGCAAGTCCATACTCAACTCCCACCCCACCTGGGTATCTATTGCCTCCTACTTGAGTGCCGTTATGCAAAAGCATCAAACATTGAGCACTTAAGAAAAAAGCAATGCCCCTGCCCCTACCCCTCTGCTACTACACCCTGCCCCTACCCCCCTGCCCCTACACCCTGCCCCTACCCCCCtgccactacaccctgcccctgcccctacACCCTGCCCCTACACCCTGCCCctaccactacaccctgcccctgcccctacCCCCCTGCACCTACACCCTGCCCctaccactacaccctgcccctacccctaccccctgcccctaccactacaccctgcccctaCACCCTGCCCctaccactacaccctgcccctaCACCCTGCCCCTACCCCCTGACACTacaccctgcccctgcccctacCCCCTGCACCTACACCCTGCCCctaccactacaccctgcccctaCCCCCtgccactacaccctgcccctgcccctacCCCCTGCACCTacaccctgcccctgcccctacCCCCTGCACCTACACCCTGCCCctaccactacaccctgcccctaCCCCCtgccactacaccctgcccctgcccctacACCCTGCCCCTACACCCTGCCCctaccactacaccctgcccctgCCCCCTGCACCTACACCCTGCCCctaccactacaccctgcccctaccactacaccctgcccctaccactacaccctgtccctaacactacaccctgcccctgcccctacCCCCTGCACCTACACCCTGCCCctaccactacaccctgcccctaCCCCCtgccactacaccctgcccctgcccctacCCCCCTGCACCTACACCCTGCCCctaccactacaccctgccccaGCCTCACCCCGATGACGTTGATGGTCTGGATGGAAACGTCGCCTCCTATCTGCAGGGCGTTGACTCTCTCGACTGGAATACGATGCTTGAACATGTGAAAGTCTCGCCCGTTCACTGTCACCTACGACAGAAAAACACATCAGCTCATCTGACCATACACAACtgtggtctaaccctaacccaactcaACAGGTCGTTGGGCCatgacaggtgtcttttatactgataacaagttcaaacaggtgcccttaatacaggtaatgagtggaggacagaggagcctcttaaagaagaagttacaggtctgtgaagccagaaatcttgtttgtttgtaggtgaccaaatacttattttccaccataatttgcaaataaattaattaaaaatcctacaatgtgattttctggattttttttcttaattttgtctgtcatagttgaagtgtacctatgatgaaaattacaggcctctctcatatttttaagtgggagaacttgcacaattggtggctgactaaatactttttcccccccACTGTGTATAGTATCTCTATATCTGACCTGGTAACCCTCCTGGTTAATGATGATAACCATCTCGAAGGCGTCTCCCTTGCTAAAAGGCATGTTGTGGGTCTTCTCCTCTGAACCCCATTCCCCTTCCTGGCAGCTGTTGAACACCACCTTGTCCCATCCGTCGAAACGAGGGTTGAAGTGAAAGCCGATATCACTGCCCTCAAATTCCCCACACTGCAGGTTAATGTTAAACCTAGAGGGGGTGTTAGAGAGGACATAGGATGAACAGATCGTACACAGGTAACACAGCTAACACTGGTAGCACTggtaacacagctaacacagaaCACAGATAACACAGGCAACACAGGCAACACAGGCAACACAGGCAACACAGCTATCACAggtaacacagctaacacagttaacacagctaacacagctaaCACTGCTAACACAGAACACAGATAACACAGGCAACACAggcaacacagctaacacagctaTCACAGGCAACACAGCTATCACAGGTAACACAgctaacactggtaacactggtaacacagctaacacagctaacacagctaacacagaaCACAGATAACACAGGCAACACAGGCAACACAggcaacacagctaacacagctaTCACAGGCAACACAGCTATCACAggtaacacagctaacacagctaacacagctaacacagctaacacaggcaacacagctaacacaggcAACACAGcaaacactggtaacactggtaacacagctaacacagctaacacagctaacacaggcAACACAggcaacacagctaacacaggtAACACAgctaacactggtaacactggtaacacagctaacacagctaacacagctaacacagctaacacaggcaacacagctaacacaggcAACACGGCTAACACAGGTAACACAGCAAACACTGGTAACACAGGCAACACAATTATATATAGAACAACCCCATTACATTCCACCCTGAGCCTTTAGGTAGAACGACCCCATTATATACCACCCCAAGTCTTTAGGTGGAACGACCCCATTATATACCACCCCGAGCCTTTAGGTAGAACGACCCCATTATATACCACCCCGAGCCTTTAGGTGGCACGACCCCATTATATACCACCCCGAGTCTTTAGGTGGAACGACCCCATTATATACCACCCCGAGCCTTTAGGTGGAACGACACCATTATATACCACCCCGAGCCTTTTGGTGGAACGACCCCATTATGTACCACCCCGAGCCTTATGGAGTCTTAATGTCCAGGTCACATTGTGCTTCTTAGAGAAAACAACAACTGCTCCAACTGATATGAGCGACTGTGGTCTGAAAGGCAAGTCAAATACACAGAGGACGAGGAGGTGGGAGCTTCTGATTAACGTGTGTGTGCCTTTGCTttgccctctctctatctatctctctctctctctctctctctctctctctctctctctctctctctctctctctctctcgctcgctctctctctctctctctctctctctctctctctctctctctctctcgctctctctctctctctctctctctctctctctcgctctctctctctctctctctctctctctctctctctctctctctctctctctctctctctctctctctctctctctctctctctctctctctctctctctctctctctctctctctctctctctctctctctctctctctctctctctctctctctctctctctctctctctctctctctctctctctctctctctctctctctctatctatctctctctctctctctctctgatagcaCAAGGATAAACTTCCTTATTCTAACAGGTTCAGCAGCCTGAGGCAGAGAATGTTCTTTCAACATACATTAGTCGTTATAACTTGATATACTGCAGCAGATTTTCATCATAAACGAAACTACgtccacactgaacaaaaacaatataCACGtatcaatttcaaagattttactgagttacagtttatgtAAGGAaagcagtcaattgaaataaattgaaattaaattaaataaattagatgaattcattaggccctaatttatggatttcacatgactgggaatacagatatatatctgttggtcacaaaaaAGGcaagggtgtggatcagaaaaccagtcagtatctggtgtggatcagaaaaccagtcaatatctggtgtggatcagagaaccagtcagtttctggtgtggatcagaaaaccagtcagtatctggtgtggatcagagaaccagtcagtttctggtgtggatcagaaaaccagtcagtatctggtgtggatcagaaaaccagtcagtttctggtgtggatcagaaaaccagtcaatatctggtgtggatcagaacaccagtcagtatctggtgtggatcagaacaccagtcagtatctggtgtggatcagaataccagtcagtatctggtgtggatcagagaaccagtcagtatctggtgtggatcagaacaccattcagtatctggtgtggatcagaataccagtcagtatctggtgtggatcagagaaccagtcagtatctggtgtggatcagaaaaccagtcaggtGTGTCAAGGCTATATAATTACCTGCGGTCATGTGACACAGGTGTGTCAAGGCTATATAATTACCTGTGATCTTGTGACACAGGTGTGCCAAAGCTATGTAATTACCTCTGGTCATGTGACACAGGTATGTCAGGGCTATATGATTATCTGTGATCTTGTGACACAGGTGTGTCAAAGCTATGTAATTACCTCTGGTCATGTGGCAcaggtgtgtcagggctatatGATTATCTGTGACCATGTGACACAGGTGTGTCAGGTCTATATGATTACCTGTGATCTTGTGACACAGGTGTGTTAGGGCTATAAGATTACCTGTAATCATGTGACAcaggtgtgtcagggctatatGATTACCTGTGATCATGTGACGcaggtgtgtcagggctatatGATTACCTGTGATCATGTGACACAGGTGTGTCAAGGCTATATAATACCCTGTGATCATGTGACACAGGTGTGTCAGGTCTATATAATACCCTGTGATCATGTGACACAAGTGTGTCAAAGCTATTTTATACCCTGTGATCATGTGACACAGGTGTGTCAAAACTATATAATACCCTGTGATCATGTGACCCAGGTGTGTCAAAGCTGTATAAGTACCTGTCACCTGACACAGGTTTATCAAGGCTATATGATTGTTTCTCCATCACATTTGCATTTGACACTCTGATGAAGTCGTTAGCTGGTACGTTCTCGAGCATTTTATTTGTGACTTAGCCCACACATTAAAATATATTTAGCTTTCAACCCCACATGAAGTGCCTGGACTTGGATTTCGCCATCCGCACCTATTAGTGGTCAGAGTGTGTGGAAGTATTCCTCTCCAAGATCACCTGGTTGTTTTGGAATCCTCAACCCACCAGGCATTGATTCCATACTAGGTCTTTTTTTTGTAATTCATAAAATACACATTCATATAAAACAATAAGTCGAAGACCAACATAATTTAGCACATCGTCGTTGATACAAATGAAGAATGTGTAAATGTTGTTGTCGCCCAAAAGTTAGTCTGATAACGTGTAGCACCTATTAGCACCTATTAGCACCTATTAGCACCTACAGTCTGATAACGTGTAGCACCTATTAGCACCTATTAGCACCTATTAGCACCTATTAGCACCTATTAGCACCTATTTGTATTAGCACCTACAGTCTGATAACGTGTAGCACCTATTAGCACCTATTAGCACCTACAGTCTGATAACGTGTAGCACCTATTAGCACCTATTAGCACCTACAGTCTGATAACATGTAGCACCTATTAGCACCTATTAGCACCTACAGTCTGATAACGTGTAGCACCTATTAGCACCTATTAGCACCTATTTGTATTAGCACCTACAGTCTGATAACGTGTAGCACCTATTAGCACCTACAGTCTGATAACGTGTAGCACCTATTAGCACCTATTAGCACCTACAGTCTGATAACATGTAGCACCTATTAGCACCTATTAGCACCTACAGTCTGATAAAGTGTAGCACCTATTAGCACCTATTAGCACCTATTAGCACCTACAGTCTGATAACGTGTAGCACCTATTAGCACCTATTAGCACCTACAGTCTGATAACGTGTAGCACCTATTAGCACCTATTAGCACCTATTAGCACCTATTAGTATTAGCACCTACAGTCTGATAACGTGTAGCACCTATTAGCACCTATTAGCACCTATTAGCACCTACAGTCTGATAACGTGTAGCACCTATTAGCACCTATTAGAACCTATTAGCACCTATTAGTATTAGCACCTACAGTCTGATAACGTGTAGCACCTATTAGCACCTATTAGCACCTATTAGTATTAGCACCTACAGTCTGATAACGTGTAGCACCTATTAGCACCTATAGTCTGATAATGTGTAGCACCTATTAGCACCTATTAGCACCTATTAGTATTAGCACCTACAGTCTGATAACGTGTAGCACCTATTAGCACCTATTAGCACCTACAGTCTGATAACGTGTAGCACCTATTAGCACCTGCAGTCTGATAACGTGTAGCACCTATTAGCACCTACAGTCTGATAACGTGTAGCACCTATTAGCATCTATTAGCACCTACAGTCTGATAATGTGTAGCACCTATTAGCACCTACAGTCTGATAACGTGTAGCATACCTCCAATCCTCAGAGGTTGTGTGTTTCTCACCTGGTGATCTCGTGAGGGATGACTCCCTGGATGTAAACAGACATCCCTGATCTCAGCCCGCCGTAGATCGGCCCCACATAGGGGATACtctgcacacaacacacagtaATAACCGTTTAACAACTATACACAATTATAGATGCAAGGCAGTCTGGGAAATAATAACCGTTTAACAACTATACACAA is from Oncorhynchus gorbuscha isolate QuinsamMale2020 ecotype Even-year linkage group LG19, OgorEven_v1.0, whole genome shotgun sequence and encodes:
- the LOC124006499 gene encoding galectin-6-like, translated to MFVAPPGYQPVYNPSIPYVGPIYGGLRSGMSVYIQGVIPHEITRFNINLQCGEFEGSDIGFHFNPRFDGWDKVVFNSCQEGEWGSEEKTHNMPFSKGDAFEMVIIINQEGYQVTVNGRDFHMFKHRIPVERVNALQIGGDVSIQTINVIGGGGGMGGGYPTGGMGGGNMVGGYPAGGYPGGQMGGGGYPQGGGYPQGGGYPQGGGYPQGGGYPGDMGGCYPGGNLPVMCGQPIYNPPVPYSSMIPGGMSPKKTIVIRGMVPLGANRFSINFIVGGSRDIAFHMNPRLEEREVVRNSMIGGSWGMEEREVSINPFREGEYFDMSIRCGNQRFKVFVNGQHMCDFFHRFQNYNQIDTVELEGDVQISYVHF